From the genome of Effusibacillus lacus:
TCGTTTTTGCCGTTTTGGCAGGTTTTTTGTTTCTTGAAAAGGTGAAAGCCGTAGAGGACCAGTTGGGTGATTCCATTCCGGTTTTGATAGCCAGGCAGCCGATTGCCGCAAGGACGCCGATTACACCCGACATGCTTGAGGAAAAACTTATTCCCCGCAAATTTGTTTTTGACTCGTTGATAACGGGCCATGAGGAAGCGGCGGGGCATGTCTCACTGGTGCCGTTGCAGAAAGGAGACGTGGTGACGAAATCCATGTTAAAACAGATCTCTAAGGTAAACAGCGAAAATGTAAGGATAGTCAATCTGACACAATCCGAGCGGGTTCTCTTTGACGAAGAGCTGGATGCCGCCGACCGCGTGGATATCATTGTATCCTATACGGAAGCTGAAAAACCCGTAACCAAACTGCTGATGCAGGATATTCCCGTGGGGCGGGTGTCCGATGCCAAAGAACGTCCCAAGGCAATCGGGGTTGAACTGTCGGTCGAAGATGCGCAGAAACTGATATTCATGCAGAATTTTGCCCGGCAGATCCGAGTCCTGAAACACAATATTCAAAACCCTGCCAGATAGGAGGGATTCGTTTGGCAAGAATCCGGATCCGACCGATGCTGGAACGCAACGAAGAACCAAGTTCCCGCGGATTGGAATGGGGGAACCCGGGCGCCTCTTTGTTCCACCGGCGGACATTCAGCATGCAACTGCCTTCCATACAAGTTTTTTTCAGTGCCAAAGGGGGCAGCGGAACCACATTGCTTGCCTGCACTTACGCAAGTGCCCTGCGGCTGTTGGCTAATGTAAGGGTACTGTTGGTCGACATGGATCTGAAGTATGGCGGAGTGGAGGCGTATATGGGCATCCGTTCCGACAGATCGATTTTCCATTTGAAACCGGTGTTGTCGGAGTTGACGGAAGTACATATCAGAAACATCACCCAGTTTGATCCCGTAAGCCAGGTTGAGATCCTTCCGAGTCCGGCAGACGCGGATCTCGCACAAGCCATTGAACCGCAAGAGGTTGTTGCTCTTCTGATGCACGCAAGAAAATTCTACGATGTCATCGTTGTGGATGCCGGCAGTGAAATGTCCCCCGTTTTGGCCGCCCTCTGTCATCAAGCCAATCATATCCACTATGTGTTGACTCCTGACACTCCTTCCCTCCGTAGATACGCACAATCTGTCTCCCTGTTTGAAAAACATGGTATTCCTCTCGATAAGGTGGGTACCGTCCTGAACCGGATCAGCCAGGTAAGTGAAATACAGCCTAAAGATTTGAAAGGCATCCGTGCCTTGCGGCTGGAGGGTACTGTTCGCGCTGATTTCCACGCAATCCAGCCACAAGTAAATCTTTCGACACCCTTAATCGGCCAGATCAAGGACAAGAAAGCGCCCGTATATCTGAGAGACGTGGTTCGTCTGGTACAGGAACTGGCGGGGCAGGTGGATTCCAGTGCTGGACAATCTGGTCTCCCATTATAAAAACCGGCTGCTGCAGGAAACAGAACTTGACAGGATCCAGAATTTGTCGGAACGGGACATGCGGTTGTCCATTATGAAAATGATCGAGCGATTCATCCAGGAAGAGAAGGTAATTCTCTCACGTTCCGACAAGGAGCATTTGATTGCCCGAATTCTGGATGATTCGGTCGGGTTTGGGCCGCTGGAAGCTTTTCTGCATGACGAAAGCATAACGGAGATCATGGTCAACGGACCGTTTGAGATTTTTGTCGAACGGGATGGAAAGCTTCACTTGACGGATTCCGCTTTTCGGGACGATGGCCACCTGCGGCATGTCATTGATCGAATGGTTGCCCCTGTCGGAAGGCGGGTTGACGAATATTCCCCGATGGTGGATGCGCGCCTGAAGGACGGCAGCCGTGTCAACGCAATTATTCCCCCCGTCAGCCTGCGCGGCCCGGTTCTGACAATCCGTAAGTTTCGAAAGCAGCCTTTTTCCATCACGGATCTCCTGCAAAAAGGAACAATGGATTCCGCAATGGCCCGTTTCCTTGAAGGGGCGGTGCAGGCCAAACTTAACATTCTGCTATCGGGCGGGACTGGAAGCGGCAAGACCACGCTGCTGAACGTATTATCCTCGTATATTCCCCATGGAGAGCGGGTGATCACCATTGAAGATTCGGCGGAACTGCGGCTCCAGGGACAACATGTGGTCAACCTGGAAACACGTCCCGAGAATGTGGAAGGACGTGGCGAAATTACAATCCGCCAACTGGTTCGCAATGCTTTGAGAATGCGTCCGGACAGGATTATTGTCGGTGAGGTCAGGGGGGATGAGGCCCTCGATATGCTTCAGGCAATGAACACCGGGCACGAAGGATCATTGACCACGATTCATGCCAACAGCCCGCATGACGCTTTGGGGAGGTTGGAGGCCATGGTGCTGATGGGAGGGGTGTCTTTGCCGCCGGGGGTGATACGCCAATACATACTTAGCGCCATCGATCTGATCGTACAGATGGAGCGGTTCATGGACGGTCGGAGGAGAGTGGTTTCCATTGCAGAAGTCAGAAGTTGTCGGGAAGGACTTGAGATTCATGAACTGTTTGCATGGGAGAGAGCGGGAATGGGACCAGAGGGCAACTCCCTTGGACAGTTCCGGAGAAGTGACAAACCCCCGGTATGCCTAGAAAGGATCAAAAACAACGGAATCAGGCTGCAGGACCTATGGAGGCATTCCACATGCTGATAGCGCTGCTTGTTTTCTTGGCTGTATTCAGTTGTTTGTTATCCTTTGCCGGTTTTCGTTCCTATCGGCTTAAGAGAAGACGTCTTCGTACTGTTATCACCAACCTGTTCAACAGCGATGACGCCCGAACCAACTGGCTGTTGCAGTTGGCTGGCCGCTTTGATCGGTCGAAAATCGGACAATCGGCAGCCCGGGAATTGGAACAAATGCATTTGACCCTATCCGCATCCGATTATTATGCGCTTCTGTTGCTTGCCAATGTCTTATTCTTTTGGATCCTGCATTCTATTTTGGCTGTCCCGATTCTTATGGCGCTGTTGTTGGCTGTTGCAGCGGTGGCGGGAGGAAGGCGGCTGTTTTTTCAAGCCAGGAAGAACCGGTATGTCGATATGTTCAACCAACAGCTGCCCGAGGCATGCCGATTGCTGGGCAATTCGCTGCGGGCCGGGCTGACTGTGACGCAAGGCATTCAACTGCTGGCAAAGGAACTGCCAAGTCCGTCGAAGCAAGAATTCCAGTTGATAAATAAGGAACTGGTATTGGGCAACGATCTCGGGCATGCGCTGGAATCCTTTCAGATCAGAATGAATACTCGGGAATGTCATCTGTTTGCCGGTGCGCTCTCGGTTCAAAGGCAAATGGGTGGAAACCTGTATGAAGTTTTGCACGACATGGCCCGGACTATGGAGGAACGGGCATTGGTGCAGCAGTCCATAAGGACGATGACGGCGGAAGCTAAGTCAATATCCTATTTGCTGCCTCTTATCCCTGTGATTCTGGTAGCCATGATCAATTTGCTGATTGACAATTTTCTGGTTCCTTTGCTGACAGTGCCGGGAATCCTGCTGACAGCGGCGTTTCTCCTTGTCCAAATTGCGGCGTTTGCCATTATAAAGAAAATATCAAACATTCAGGTGTGAAAATGGACTGGTTGTTGTATGTGTCAACTTTATTGTGCATGGGGCTTTTGCTGAAATCCATACACTCCTATACCCAATACCGTTTGGCGCATCGGAGGTTGCTGGCTTCCTTGGCCCGATGGAAAGAGTTGTCCGGCAGAACTCCGTCAAGCCGGTCGGGCCGTTGGACCCGATTGTTGATGGCCTGGGCGGACAAATGCGTTGCAGTGGGCATCCGCTTTCCGTTTCCTGATACTTTGCAGGAAGTGGAGAGTCGTCTGGACCGTTCGGGCCGACCTTATGACTTGACGGTCGAACGGTTTCTCGGGCTTAAGATTGTACTGACGGTAATGGGTCTTGCTATCGCATTGGCTTTCTGCATACTGGGACTTCCGTTTGCTCAATTGGGATTGGTGATCCTGCCACTGGCCGGTTTTTTTGCCCCGGTCATAAAGCTGCGGGAGATTGCTCGTCACCGCCAGGAATCCATTTCCCGGGACATACCCGATTTTCTTGACATGATGAGCGTGACACTGCAGGCGGGAGCTACACTAGAACAGGCGCTGCGACAAGTCAGCCGGATATTTAAAGGACCTCTGCATGATGAACTTGAGAGGCTTGGTCGCGAAATCGAGTTGGGTGTGGGTCGTGAACAGGCATGGTTGCGCTTGTTGGAGCGCAATTCAGCGCAAGAATTGCAAAAGTTGGTCAATGCATTGACCCAGGGAAGCAGACTGGGAGTTCCTGTGGCGGCAACCTTCCGGCTGCAGGCTGAAGAAATCCGGCGCTTGCAGGTGGAAATGGTAAAGTCGAGAGCAGCCAAGGCCTCCCCGAAAATTACAACCGTGACAACGATAGTAATAGCACCGTCCGTTTTTATGATGATCATGGGGTTGTTGGTGCTGAACGTATTTTACAATCCTTCGGGGCTTGGCATAGAAGGGTTGTTCAACTAACCGAATAGGAACGGAGGAATTCTTATGGAACTGATCAGAAAAATGGCGATTCTTTATGGTTGTAGACTTATAGAGGCGGTGAACCGCCTTCGCAGGGAGGAAAAGGGAGCCCAGGCAATTGAGTGGGTTCTGCTGGCGTTGGTCGTTATTGCGCTGATGGCGGGTGTCAGCAAATACTTTCAGACCGAATCGAATACTCAAGGATTGGCGAAGGCTTTGCTCACCAAATTGCAAAATTGGGTCGAAGGATTGTAGTTTCTTGTTTCACCGATTGACTGCTGATCAACAAGGTTCCCAAACAGTTGAGTTTATGATGCTGATTCCTGCTCTGCTGATCCTGCTTTTGTGCATGGGTGAATTTGGTCGGGCGGCCTATTACAAGGTTACCCTGCAATCGGCTGTCAGGGATGGAGCCCGTTTGGCTGCCCTTGACGCTTCCCGACCGGATGTGGAAGATGCCGTTCGCAAAGCCGCCGGAAACGTACCGGTCGACCAGGTGGTCATTACAAAAACCAAATCCGGACGAACCTCCCTTGCGTTTCCAAATCCTTCAGTCGACGTGACTGTCAAAATCCAGACCACTTTTCGGTTAAAAGCCCTGGCCAAACTGGGTCTTCCGGAAAATTTGCGGCAACTGTCCCTGACAGCAGAATCCCGGGTGCCGGTGGTGAGATGAACATGGAGAAAGAACGGGGAAACGCATCGCTGCTTCTTCTGGGAATGTCATTTGGAATCATGGTTTGTGCGTTGTTGGCATGGATGTATATAAGCGTACAGCTAATCCACGGTGCTGCAGGAGTTGCTGCCGAATCGGCAGCAATTGCAGCTTCAAACACCCTGCAGGAAATGTTTGCTGCGGATATTACTCCTGAGGCCTATGACAAGCTGAAATCCCTCGAGTGGCGGATTCGGGAGGATTCCTTATACAAGAGCGGGCATCGGGAAGCGGCGATTATCAAGCATACGGTGTCCTCTGCCTTGCGGGAGGAACTCCTGGCAGGCAAGAGGGGAACAGCGATAAAACTTCATGTCTTGCTGCAGTATGAACCGTTCTTTACGTCTCGGGATTTGGGAAGAAAGATCCTGGAATCCATAGAACAGCATTGGGAGAGTGAGATTCTGCCTGTGACAAGGGAATTTCTCCGCTTGCACGGATCATTTGAAGGTGAAATTCGGTTTCCTGTTCACAAAAAAATGGAAGTTCTCGCACGAATAGAAGCAACCAGCCCCATGTTGAACAAGTTGGCGGGGCAGCGGAAACTGTTTGTCGGCGGGCGTGGCCACGCCCTTTATATAAAACTCCTGGATGACCATGGCATCGTTTACGATCTGTCCGGAATTCGGCAGTTCAGCAGACGGATTCACTAATAGTTGGGGAGGGAATAAAGGTGTTGTATGGAAGGCGCTTCAAACGCTTCTGTGCTTGTTTACTGTCATTTCTCATATTGCTGTCCGGTGTGCCCTATGTCGCTTTGGCCGTCGGTTCCGGTTTTCGGCTGCCGGAGGTTACGGTTCCGAATGTAAAGATTCCGGCACCTGAAGAAATCCCGTCTGCAACCATACCCCCAGGGAGTGTTCCAAGCGGCAGTTTCCCGCACGGCACCTCACCAAGCGGTACTCCTCCAAGCAGCCGTCCTTCAATCAGTACTGCGCCTAACAGTTCCCTCCCATCTGTCACCAAGCCTGTTGCTTCCAGTTATGAGCAGGTGGCAAAGAAAGCCGTGACCCTGAAAGACATAATCAGCAATGCTGTCAAAATGTCAATCGACAGCAAGAAGGTCTTGACCAAATCCGCTTATTCCATGGACGATGCCGGGAGGATTCCCGGCGGCGGGTGGAAGGCAGTGGGAAAATATGCCGCCAGTCTGGTACTGCCATGGTTGGGGGCAGTGCCCGTGGACGGAGCAAATGCTGTTGCTGACGGCATTGATCTGGGAATCAAAGGGAGGGAAGCCTATCAAGCCGTTTCCAACTTGATCCGATTAGGCACACCGCTGAGATCTGGGGTTCCCAAGCCATTGGGTGCCGGTTTTCCGATAATCGGCGGACTGACGGGTATTGCAAATGGATCATGGGAGGTCCGGGAGAGCTTCAATCCCTCCAGCGATACTCCCGAACATGAATTGGCCGGTTCCTTTTATTCAGGGGCAGGAGATGTGCTGTCGGGCGCAGGCATGCTGATTGGTGGAATTGCGACGGCAGCAGGGGCTACAGCGTTGCCGACTGTGGCTGTTGCTGGATCCGCCCTGCTGGTAATCGGGTTGGCGCTTGGTGTGGTGGGATATGCACTGATATATTTTCCCGGCTTTGCGCAAAGCGGACCGGGAAGGTTTCTCATCAACCTGAAAAATCGCATCGGAAAGCGGTTCTTTGGATAAGGAATGACCGGATATCCGGTGCAGGATTGGGGCATTTTTGTACTGTTGGCCCTGATTTCCAACATTTTCGAACAGGTGTTGATCAACTGGTTTCACAAGGTGAAACAAAGGTTCGAGAGATGAAAAAATTTCTTGTTGCACTTTTTGCAGATATGATATGATGAAAGCGACCACAATCCAAGCAGTTCAGCAGAGTCTCAGTTGTATTTTTTGATACGAGGGGGAACGTTCAATGGCATTGTTCGAGAAGTTTGCTATGCCTGCAGAAGGAGAAAAAATCAAAGTTGACAACGGGAAATTGGTGGTTCCCGACAACCCGATCATCCCATTCATTGAGGGGGACGGCACAGGCCCCGACATTTGGGCGGCATCTTCCAGAGTATTGGATGCAGCGGTGGAAAAGGCATACAAAGGGGAACGGAAGATCGCCTGGTATGAAGTTTATGCCGGTGAGAAAGCGTTCAACCAATATGGCGAGTGGCTTCCGAACGATACATTGACCGCTCTCAGAGAATACATCGTCAGCATCAAAGGTCCACTTACCACTCCGGTTGGCGGAGGAATTCGCTCACTGAACGTGGCGCTCCGTCAGGAACTGGATTTGTATGTGTGCTTGCGCCCGGTTCGTTATTTCAACGGCGTGCCTTCGCCTGTGAAGCATCCGGAGTTGGTCGACATGGTGATCTTCCGCGAAAACTCTGAAGACATCTATGCTGGTATTGAATATCAGGAAGGCACACCGGAAGTCAAGAAAGTGGTCGAATTCCTGCAAAAGGAAATGGGTGTAAAGAAAATCCGTTTTCCGGAAACTTCCGGCATCGGAATCAAGCCCGTATCCAAGGATGGAACGGAGCGTTTGGTTCGTGCAGCGATCGAATACGCGATCAAGCATAACCGCAAAAGCGTAACCCTTGTACATAAGGGGAACATCATGAAGTTTACCGAAGGCGCGTTCAAAAACTGGGGATATGAGGTAGCCGAGCGTGAGTACTCGGATAAAGTGTTCACCTGGGCACAATATGACCGCATCAAGGAACAACAAGGCTCGGAAGCTGCCAACAAGGCTCAGGCAGAAGCGGAATCGGCCGGCAGGATCATTGTCAAGGACAGCATCGCCGATGCGTTCCTGCAGCAGATTCTGACCCGTCCGGCGGAATACGATGTGATTGCTACCCTGAACCTGAACGGCGACTACATTTCCGACGCTTTGGCTGCACAAGTGGGCGGTATCGGAATTGCACCCGGCGCCAACATAAACTATGTGACCGGACATGCGGTGTTTGAAGCAACCCACGGTACAGCTCCGAAGTATGCAGGCCTGGATAAAGTGAATCCGGGATCCGTCATCCTTTCCGGCGTCATGATGCTGGAACACCTGGGCTGGCAGGAAGCTGCGGACATGATCATCCGCTCCATGGAAAAAACCATCGGGCAGAAAGTCGTTACTTATGATTTTGCCCGCCTGATGGAAGGTGCGAAGGAAGTTAAATGTTCCGAATTCGGAACCGCTCTGATCAACAATATGTAAACCATCCTGATTTAAGGAGGAAACCTGACCATGATCAAACGCAAGAAGATTTCCGTAATCGGTGCAGGATTTACCGGAGCTACCACCGCGTTATTCCTTGCGCAAAAAGAACTCGGTGATGTAGTTTTGCTGGACATTCCCCAACTGGAGAACCCGACGAAGGGCAAAGCGCTTGATATGCTGGAAGCGACTCCCGTTATCGGCGCAGACGCCAACATCATCGGCACCAGCAACTACGAAGATACGAAGGATTCTGACGTTGTTATCATCACTGCCGGTATTGCCCGCAAGCCGGGAATGAGCCGGGACGACCTTGTTACCACCAACGCGGGGATCGTCAAGTCGGTAACCGAGCAGGTGGTGAAATACTCACCCAACTGTTTCATTATCGTCCTTTCCAACCCGGTGGATGCCATGACCTATGTCGCCCATAAAGTATCCGGCTTCCCGAAAAACCGGGTGATCGGTCAATCCGGCGTGCTGGATACTGCGCGGTTCCGTACTTTTGTCGCACAGGAACTGAACGTCTCCGTGGAAGATGTCACCGGTTTCGTTCTGGGGGGCCATGGCGACGACATGGTGCCGCTTATCCGCTACTCCTTTGCAGGCGGTATTCCGCTTGAGAAGCTGATCCCGCAGGATCGAATCGACGCCATCGTCGAACGCACACGCAAAGGCGGCGCCGAGATTGTGAATCTGTTGGGAACCGGCAGTGCCTACTACGCTCCGGCAGCTTCCCTTGTACAAATGACGGAAGCCATCCTGAAAGACAAGAAGCGGATTCTTCCTTCCATTGCCCTGTTGGAAGGCGAGTACGGTTACGAGAATCTTTATATGGGAGTTCCGACCCTGCTTGGCGGAAGCGGCATCGAGAAAGTCTACGAATTGGACCTCACGCCGGAAGAGAAAGCTGCACTCGACAAATCAGCCCAATCGGTCCGCAATGTGATGAACGTCGTTGGGTAGTAAGATAAAGAAATCTAAAAAATACCCCGTATCACTGTTCCAAGTGGTACGGGGTATTGTCTTAATAGCACTCACCGTTATTCGCATGTTTGTAATAATAGGGAAGCTCCACCTGCAAAGGTAAGAAAAAATAGGACTGCATTTCAGGCTTATTGTTGTCGATTCAAAGGTACTCCCAGAAATAGGTCTGTTTATCAGTCCTATATGCTATTTCTTACTTGTACACCTCGAAACTCACCCGAATAAGACTGAAATTCAGTTCTATTCTTGAGATGACAATCAAAAAATCAAAAATAAGGCTGACAATCAGTTCTATTTTTACAACGGATGCATTATGTAAACTAAAACTCGGTCATGGAGACATCCCACCGAACTTTTGTGAACCTTTTTTGAGAAAGGAAGGAGTAATTCTAGAAACGTACAAACGGTTACAAATGCCACAGGAAAAGTGCTGCAATTGGTTTCGAGTTGCCCGGTGATATCAATGGGTTGTCTACCAAATTAGGCTGCGAAAGTTGAATTTGTAATTTTATTAACTGCAAAGATTCATTAACCTGAAAGTCTGTAGATTATATAACCGAAAGGCTGTCTCCCAAGCAGATCTATCTGCTTGGGAGACAGCCCCGTTGTTGGGATAGCCATTATTTTTGCAGTTGGCCTTCTTTGCCAACAATCTTGTAGGATTCTCCGTTTTTGGTCAGTGTATACTTCAGGCCCTTGTATTCGATCACGAATTTGCCGTCTTTTTCAGAGATTTTCACATCTTCGAATTTGGCGCCGTTAATTGCATTGGCACCGATCTTTTCTTTAACTGCGACAGCAGCAACCGGTTTGAATTCCTTCTTGTCCGCTTTAGCTTTTTCTTCAAAAGCTTTGTTCGCCTTGTCAAGCAGTGCTTTGTCCCCGAGAACCGCTTCAAATTCTTTTTTTGCCACTTCTTTATCCCAAGATGTGCTCAGGAATTCAATAGCTGCTTCCTGGGACTTGTTTGGAACATAAAATGCTACTTCTTTTCCGCCTTCCAGTCCTTGTTTCGCTTCAAACATGCCTTGGAAACGGTCTTCTGCGAGGAGCACGGCAGCGTAGGCGGTACGCTGCGCTTGGCTGTCGTCTTTCTTTGCTTCTGTGGAAGCAGCCTGTTTGCCGGAAGAGCATCCAACACCTGCAGCAGCAGTTACAACTAGAGTAGCAGCCAGTAAGAGCGTAGACATTTTTTTCATATACTTAAACCCCTTTCACGACATGCAGTTTAACATAACAAATAGTTCTTGGGAATAGCAACAAACAATTATAGAATGTTGGTTATATACTGGGAAATTTGAAAAAAATACTAATTCTGCAATTTCTTCTTGACAATCTGCTAATATGAAAATAACAGTGCCAGCAACCGGGGTGATGGTATGGAAAAGGCAAGGGAAATACTTTCGGATCTTGATCTGTTTGCAGGCTTAAACCGTGATGAACTGGAACTTCTAGAAAGAGAAGCCCGGATATGCAGCTTCCAGGAACATGACAAATTGGCGGGAGCCGACCGTCCGCTTGAGGCGGTGTACGTGGTTCTTAAAGGACATGTACGGGTTGCGATATGCAACGACAAAGAGGAAGAAATTACGCTGCACTACCATGGACCTGGAGATATGTTCGGACTGGCGGGTCTCTTTGCGGTCTCTCCCATGCCTTTCCATTTCATTGCGGCCGAGTCTGGGGAGGCACTGTTGTTGCCTCTCCGAACGGTAAAGCAGTTGCTGTACAAATATCCGGCAAACCTGTGGGCGGCCAGCCGGGCATTGGCGGAAAGATTGTATCAGGTGTACCGGGAATTCTCAAACGAATCCTCCTATGGGGCAAAAGGCGTGGACCAGTATCCGATCCGTTTGAAGGTCGGAGATATCATGTCTGGCGATGTGGCCACTTGTCGGAGTGAAACGACGGCAGCAGAGGCTGCAGGAATCATGGGGAAGCGAAACATCGGGTCATTGGTGGTTTTGGATGGGAACGGCGAATTGGTTGGAATCGTAACGGACAAAGATCTCGTCACCAGGATCATGGCAACAGGGTTGGATCCGTGTGTCACAACTGTCGGCTCGCTTTTTACAGCCGGACCGATCACCATTTCCCATGAAGCCTTTTATTATGAAGCCCTGCTCTTGATGATGAATCACCGGGTAAGCCATTTGCCGGTAGTGGACCGTACGGGGCTGGTGGGGATTCTGACCATGAAGGATTTGCTGGATGCCAAAAGCCACCATGCGCTGGCACTGACAGAGCGAATCGAACATTCTGACCAAATTGGGGATCTGTGTTCTTTGGCGGACCGGGTGGAACAACTCGTGGACCGAATGCAGTCCGAGGGTATCAGACCTTCCGAGATTTGCCGCATTATGGCAGACTACGATGACCGGATCACCCGGAAAATCATACGTCTGGTGGAAAAAGAACTGGCGGAAGAAGGGTTTGGGCCGCCGCCTGTTCCCTATTGTTGGGTAACGATGGGAAGCGGCGGGAGGAAAGAACAGCCCCGGCGGACAGATCAAGATAATGCTTTGATATACCGGGATCCTGCGGCGGATCAGAAAGAAGCGGCGGAACGATACTTTGCCCGTCTGGCGGAAAAAACAAACGATGCATTGCACCGGTTTGGTTTCCCCTATTGCCCGGGAGGAGTCATGGCGAAAAATCCCGTCTGGAGAAAAACAATTTCCGGATGGAGAGAGGAAGTGGCCGATTGGATCAGAGAACCGGACGGACAGGGAGTGCGCAATCTGACCATTTTTCTGGATTTCCGTCCGGTTTATGGAACTTTTGAACTTGCCCATGAATTAAGAATCCGCATCCTGTATCTGACACAGAATGTGCCAATGTTTCTGCACCAGCTTGTGCTCGATGATGTGCAGTCTCCCGTACATCTTGGCTGGTTTGACAGAGGGGAAATTGAGATCAAGACCCGTCTGAGCGTTCATTTTATCAATGCGCTGCGTATATTGTCATTGAAGCATGGGCTGCCTCAGGTCAATTCGCTTGAACGACTGAGGGCGCTGACTGAGCATGGAGTCTTCACTCCGGAGGAATCGTCTGTGTATGAGGAAGCATATGAAGAATTGATGAGATACAGGGTTGGGGGTATCAGAAAAATTGACATCGGAAGCTTGAAAAAACAAGAACGTGCTCGTTTGAAACGTGTCTTTCACATAACAAAAGACCTTCAAAACCTATTGATTCATTCATTTCGGGCGGAAGGACTGGCCCTATGATCAGAAAAGCGATCGATCAGCTCATTGCCAGACTTTACGGAGGACCCCAGAAACTGCCGCCGGATGTTACACTTGAGACTATCGAAATGCTGCGCCAACTTATCGTATCCCATGACGGCAAGTCACTGGCAGACCAACAACTGACGCAATTACGGTTTGTCGTGTTTGATACGGAAACAACCGGGTTTTATCCTTTTGCCGGGGATGAGATCATATCCCTGTCGGCCGTGACAGTTGAAAACAAAGAGATACGGGAGAATCCCGCGTTTGATAGTCTGGTGAATCCTTACCGCCAGATCCCGGAAGTTGTGACAAACCTGACGGGAATCTCCAAAAAGCAAGTGGATCAGGCACCGAGTCTTTTGAACGTGCTGCTCCACTTTCTGCAGTTTGCCGGTGATGACATTTTGGTGGCGCACCCGGCCGATTTTGACATGAACTTTATTAATGCGAAACTGCGTCGCTATTGCAGATCCACGGTGCGCCATCATGTTATCGACATGATGGCGGTTGCCTACCACTTGTTTCCTATGTGGAAAGAGTATTCCCTGGATCGTTTGGCCAATTATTACGGGCTTGAAATCAGGGATCGGCACAATTCTCTGGCGGACGCCCGGCTGACAGCCCAGATTTGGTGCAGGTTTCTGGAAGAACTGGATGCTCGTGGCATTCGCACGTTGTACAGCCTGTATCTGTATATTAAAACACTCAGGTAAATATTTATTAAATAAAAATAATCGTGCCAGATTGGCAGATAGCGGAAGCATTGGGCAGAAAATCGGCTGAAAGCGGCTGTCACCGGAGACTTGTTAATACACAGGGGTCTGCGAGTTATGCTAATCTATCTCTCGAGAGGAAGGATCTGTTTTTTCTCTGGACGGAGCAGTCGAATTCCGTTATAATCGGTTTTGGATTTATTATTTTAAACATTCAAGTCCAATTTGTGTGCTTGAATTGTTTAAAAATTCTTTTATCCCGTCGGGTATAAGGTGACGAACCTTCCGTTCGGAGCCTGACCATATTTAATGAGTCATATAGAAGGGGGAAAATGCATGAAAGCCAAGAAATGGCTTGCAGCTGCAGTTGCGCTGACGATGGTCGGCGGCACTGTTGTCGGATGCAGCAGCAACAATCAG
Proteins encoded in this window:
- the icd gene encoding NADP-dependent isocitrate dehydrogenase; the protein is MALFEKFAMPAEGEKIKVDNGKLVVPDNPIIPFIEGDGTGPDIWAASSRVLDAAVEKAYKGERKIAWYEVYAGEKAFNQYGEWLPNDTLTALREYIVSIKGPLTTPVGGGIRSLNVALRQELDLYVCLRPVRYFNGVPSPVKHPELVDMVIFRENSEDIYAGIEYQEGTPEVKKVVEFLQKEMGVKKIRFPETSGIGIKPVSKDGTERLVRAAIEYAIKHNRKSVTLVHKGNIMKFTEGAFKNWGYEVAEREYSDKVFTWAQYDRIKEQQGSEAANKAQAEAESAGRIIVKDSIADAFLQQILTRPAEYDVIATLNLNGDYISDALAAQVGGIGIAPGANINYVTGHAVFEATHGTAPKYAGLDKVNPGSVILSGVMMLEHLGWQEAADMIIRSMEKTIGQKVVTYDFARLMEGAKEVKCSEFGTALINNM
- the mdh gene encoding malate dehydrogenase, coding for MIKRKKISVIGAGFTGATTALFLAQKELGDVVLLDIPQLENPTKGKALDMLEATPVIGADANIIGTSNYEDTKDSDVVIITAGIARKPGMSRDDLVTTNAGIVKSVTEQVVKYSPNCFIIVLSNPVDAMTYVAHKVSGFPKNRVIGQSGVLDTARFRTFVAQELNVSVEDVTGFVLGGHGDDMVPLIRYSFAGGIPLEKLIPQDRIDAIVERTRKGGAEIVNLLGTGSAYYAPAASLVQMTEAILKDKKRILPSIALLEGEYGYENLYMGVPTLLGGSGIEKVYELDLTPEEKAALDKSAQSVRNVMNVVG
- a CDS encoding DUF294 nucleotidyltransferase-like domain-containing protein: MEKAREILSDLDLFAGLNRDELELLEREARICSFQEHDKLAGADRPLEAVYVVLKGHVRVAICNDKEEEITLHYHGPGDMFGLAGLFAVSPMPFHFIAAESGEALLLPLRTVKQLLYKYPANLWAASRALAERLYQVYREFSNESSYGAKGVDQYPIRLKVGDIMSGDVATCRSETTAAEAAGIMGKRNIGSLVVLDGNGELVGIVTDKDLVTRIMATGLDPCVTTVGSLFTAGPITISHEAFYYEALLLMMNHRVSHLPVVDRTGLVGILTMKDLLDAKSHHALALTERIEHSDQIGDLCSLADRVEQLVDRMQSEGIRPSEICRIMADYDDRITRKIIRLVEKELAEEGFGPPPVPYCWVTMGSGGRKEQPRRTDQDNALIYRDPAADQKEAAERYFARLAEKTNDALHRFGFPYCPGGVMAKNPVWRKTISGWREEVADWIREPDGQGVRNLTIFLDFRPVYGTFELAHELRIRILYLTQNVPMFLHQLVLDDVQSPVHLGWFDRGEIEIKTRLSVHFINALRILSLKHGLPQVNSLERLRALTEHGVFTPEESSVYEEAYEELMRYRVGGIRKIDIGSLKKQERARLKRVFHITKDLQNLLIHSFRAEGLAL
- a CDS encoding 3'-5' exonuclease, which gives rise to MIRKAIDQLIARLYGGPQKLPPDVTLETIEMLRQLIVSHDGKSLADQQLTQLRFVVFDTETTGFYPFAGDEIISLSAVTVENKEIRENPAFDSLVNPYRQIPEVVTNLTGISKKQVDQAPSLLNVLLHFLQFAGDDILVAHPADFDMNFINAKLRRYCRSTVRHHVIDMMAVAYHLFPMWKEYSLDRLANYYGLEIRDRHNSLADARLTAQIWCRFLEELDARGIRTLYSLYLYIKTLR